In the genome of Candidatus Tiamatella incendiivivens, the window GCGGCTTCCGCCTTACTCCTATCTGCTGCCACGACTTCTAGAACCAAGCCTACTTCATGGCTAGGCTTCCGAGCTTCTGAGCTTCCTAGGATACCATTCCAACCGTAGAAACGTGGGTATACACTAAACCCCCCGCCAAGCTGTTTTACTGCAAAGTTGACGGCCTCTTCATACAACTTTGGAAGCTCAGAGATGAATAACGGGTCCCTTACTCCAGCAATAACTACGACTCTGTGTCCAATAGGCCTAGACCCCTCGAGCTTAACCATGTATTTCTGTGCGTCAATCCACCTTGATCCACGTACAACAACGCCAAGATCAACTTGCTCATAGGTAGCATCCTTAAAATCAGCGTAGCCTCCTGGAATAGTCTCCCTGTAAGGGTCATTCCTCTCATAAAGTGCGTGCTCCGCGACAGATATAACAGTAGTCTTTCTATCAGGGTTAAGAGCCCTGACCTCGAATTCATCTCTCCTTAAAATACCTAGTAACCCGTCTGCCCCGCTACCCGGTTCTGCTGCAATCGCCCCGCACTCTAGGATCTTGGCCATATGAACAGCTAATCCTTTATCGAAACCCCTCATCCATGGGAGAGCAGCGAAGGATGAGATATCTACAACCCTACCAGCTAGAATAATGTCAGCATCATCCTTCAATGCCTTTATGATGGACTCTATACCGTTCTGTGCAACAACAACCCCAGGATCCTTTATCGTATCAATATAACTATGGTCAAACCCTAAGTCTACTATATATCTCCCTTCCTCAACAACTCTCTCAAGGAAATCTTGATCGATATCAGAATAGAGTAGCTTTACCCTAAAACGCCCTCCTACATCTCCTATAGCCTTCTTCAGAATACTGAACGTCCTATTAACATGTACCCTGGAACCAGATCCGCCTGCAGAGCCTATTA includes:
- a CDS encoding DUF1446 domain-containing protein — encoded protein: GYGFPENSLWNGVKQEPDIIGVDAGSTDPGPYYLGSGKTLVPDSSILRDLKLLLKAQRKLEVPLVIGSAGGSGSRVHVNRTFSILKKAIGDVGGRFRVKLLYSDIDQDFLERVVEEGRYIVDLGFDHSYIDTIKDPGVVVAQNGIESIIKALKDDADIILAGRVVDISSFAALPWMRGFDKGLAVHMAKILECGAIAAEPGSGADGLLGILRRDEFEVRALNPDRKTTVISVAEHALYERNDPYRETIPGGYADFKDATYEQVDLGVVVRGSRWIDAQKYMVKLEGSRPIGHRVVVIAGVRDPLFISELPKLYEEAVNFAVKQLGGGFSVYPRFYGWNGILGSSEARKPSHEVGLVLEVVAADRSKAEAAAGLIRSTLLHIGWPSRKTTAGNLAFPFSPSDLYAGIAYEWSLWHLVELKNPLETTRIKEVDLNG